A window from Salvia miltiorrhiza cultivar Shanhuang (shh) chromosome 2, IMPLAD_Smil_shh, whole genome shotgun sequence encodes these proteins:
- the LOC131010569 gene encoding phosphatidylinositol/phosphatidylcholine transfer protein SFH1-like isoform X1: MIQYNLQIERFSPMEKPETLPDITTATAAVKDFDYKELCEVKQYYPHGYHGVDRSGRPVYIERLGKLDVEGLMKITTLERYVKYQTQQYEKTIKIRFPACSAAANKHVNRSIAILDVQAVSFKSFTSPVQKVLLQLRKIFNENYPETLSEMVIVNASPGFKLLWNVVKCFLDPQTVSKIQVIGSKYQSKLLELVDPSELPDFLGGSCCCMSEGGCLNSDRGPWRDTSVA; encoded by the exons ATGATACAATACAATCTGCAGATTGAAAGATTCAGTCCAATGGAGAAGCCAGAAACGCTGCCTGACAtcaccaccgccaccgccgccgtcaaG GACTTCGATTATAAGGAGCTGTGCGAAGTGAAGCAATACTACCCCCACGGTTACCACGGTGTAGACCGATCGGGAAGGCCTGTGTACATCGAGAGATTGGGGAAGCTAGACGTGGAGGGGCTCATGAAGATCACCACACTCGAACGTTATGTCAAGTACCAAACGCAGCAGTACGAGAAGACTATCAAAATCAGGTTCCCTGCCTGCTCTGCCGCTGCAAACAAACACGTTAACAGGAGCATTGCCATTCTTGATGTTCAAGCTGTG AGCTTCAAGAGTTTCACTAGCCCGGTGCAGAAGGTTCTTCTGCAGCTGCGCAAGATTTTCAACGAAAACTATCCTGAG ACGCTCTCTGAAATGGTGATTGTGAATGCCAGCCCTGGCTTCAAGTTGCTTTGGAACGTCGTCAAGTGCTTCCTCGACCCTCAGACAGTGTCAAAGATTCAG GTTATTGGCAGCAAGTATCAGAGCAAATTGCTCGAATTGGTTGATCCAAG CGAGCTGCCCGATTTTCTTGGGGGGAGCTGCTGCTGTATGAGTGAAGGAGGGTGCCTCAACTCAGACAGAGGCCCATGGAGAGACACATCTGTGGCTTAA
- the LOC131010570 gene encoding bifunctional nuclease 1-like — MASIQGPVVCPVVNAKQTGVYSVPVDSSLLKSKLSGFWGLKGINSGVANVSYRQNLRNCRQIRGSFSSSSDGNGSMAENFSENNADYVNSSVVEAVEVRSGTDGFMIKMRDGGYLRCAHNNPQGGHLPDYAPHPAIVLKMEDGTGLLLPIIVLEMPSVLLMAAVRNVQIARPTMYQVVKEMVDKMGYTVKLVRVTKRVQEAYFAELHLAKLDNEAETLCFDLRPSDAINIAVRCKVPIQVNKSLAYSDGMKVIEAEKVTAQSSSSDGPFFTQLDRPTGQPCIQTKEFNLVRNMLIAAVEERYRDAALWRDKLTQLRSKRNWA; from the exons ATGGCTTCAATACAGGGCCCGGTAGTTTGTCCTGTGGTCAATGCAAAACAAACTGGGGTATACTCTGTACCCGTCGATTCGTCTCTGCTAAAATCTAAGTTGAGTGGATTTTGGGGGCTGAAAGGGATTAACAGCGGCGTGGCTAATGTCAGTTATCGACAGAATTTGAGGAATTGCAGACAAATTCGGGGTAGTTTCAGTTCATCATCAGATGGTAATGGTAGCATGGCAGAAAATTTCAGTGAGAATAATGCAGATTATGTGAATTCAAGTGTCGTTGAAGCTG TTGAGGTGAGAAGTGGCACAGACGGTTTCATGATCAAGATGAGAGATGGTGGGTATTTGAGATGTGCTCATAATAACCCTCAGGGAGGCCATCTGCCCGACTATGCTCCACATCCTGCAATTGTCTTGAAGATGGAAGATGGGACTGGGCTTCTTCTCCCAATTATTGTTT TGGAGATGCCGAGTGTGCTCCTCATGGCCGCTGTGCGTAATGTACAAATT GCTAGACCAACTATGTATCAAGTGGTGAAGGAAATGGTTGACAAGATGGGATATACA GTGAAACTTGTACGTGTCACCAAGAGGGTGCAGGAGGCGTACTTTGCCGAGTTACATCTTGCAAAG TTGGATAATGAAGCTGAGACCTTATGCTTTGATCTCCGGCCCTCGGATGCCATTAACATAGCGGTGAGATGCAAG GTGCCAATACAAGTCAACAAGTCGCTGGCATATAGTGATGGCATGAAGGTTATTGAAGCTGAAAAGGTGACTGCACAGAGCTCCTCATCAGATGGCCCATTTTTCACTCAACTGGATAG ACCCACGGGGCAGCCGTGCATTCAGACTAAAGAATTCAATTTAGTGCGCAACATGTTGATCGCTGCTGTTGAAGAACGCTACAGGGATGCAG CTTTGTGGAGAGACAAGCTGACACAGCTTCGGTCCAAGAGAAACTGGGCGTGA
- the LOC131010569 gene encoding phosphatidylinositol/phosphatidylcholine transfer protein SFH1-like isoform X2, with the protein MEKPETLPDITTATAAVKDFDYKELCEVKQYYPHGYHGVDRSGRPVYIERLGKLDVEGLMKITTLERYVKYQTQQYEKTIKIRFPACSAAANKHVNRSIAILDVQAVSFKSFTSPVQKVLLQLRKIFNENYPETLSEMVIVNASPGFKLLWNVVKCFLDPQTVSKIQVIGSKYQSKLLELVDPSELPDFLGGSCCCMSEGGCLNSDRGPWRDTSVA; encoded by the exons ATGGAGAAGCCAGAAACGCTGCCTGACAtcaccaccgccaccgccgccgtcaaG GACTTCGATTATAAGGAGCTGTGCGAAGTGAAGCAATACTACCCCCACGGTTACCACGGTGTAGACCGATCGGGAAGGCCTGTGTACATCGAGAGATTGGGGAAGCTAGACGTGGAGGGGCTCATGAAGATCACCACACTCGAACGTTATGTCAAGTACCAAACGCAGCAGTACGAGAAGACTATCAAAATCAGGTTCCCTGCCTGCTCTGCCGCTGCAAACAAACACGTTAACAGGAGCATTGCCATTCTTGATGTTCAAGCTGTG AGCTTCAAGAGTTTCACTAGCCCGGTGCAGAAGGTTCTTCTGCAGCTGCGCAAGATTTTCAACGAAAACTATCCTGAG ACGCTCTCTGAAATGGTGATTGTGAATGCCAGCCCTGGCTTCAAGTTGCTTTGGAACGTCGTCAAGTGCTTCCTCGACCCTCAGACAGTGTCAAAGATTCAG GTTATTGGCAGCAAGTATCAGAGCAAATTGCTCGAATTGGTTGATCCAAG CGAGCTGCCCGATTTTCTTGGGGGGAGCTGCTGCTGTATGAGTGAAGGAGGGTGCCTCAACTCAGACAGAGGCCCATGGAGAGACACATCTGTGGCTTAA
- the LOC131010569 gene encoding phosphatidylinositol/phosphatidylcholine transfer protein SFH1-like isoform X3, protein MIQYNLQIERFSPMEKPETLPDITTATAAVKDFDYKELCEVKQYYPHGYHGVDRSGRPVYIERLGKLDVEGLMKITTLERYVKYQTQQYEKTIKIRFPACSAAANKHVNRSIAILDVQAVSFKSFTSPVQKVLLQLRKIFNENYPEPWLQVALERRQVLPRPSDSVKDSGYWQQVSEQIARIG, encoded by the exons ATGATACAATACAATCTGCAGATTGAAAGATTCAGTCCAATGGAGAAGCCAGAAACGCTGCCTGACAtcaccaccgccaccgccgccgtcaaG GACTTCGATTATAAGGAGCTGTGCGAAGTGAAGCAATACTACCCCCACGGTTACCACGGTGTAGACCGATCGGGAAGGCCTGTGTACATCGAGAGATTGGGGAAGCTAGACGTGGAGGGGCTCATGAAGATCACCACACTCGAACGTTATGTCAAGTACCAAACGCAGCAGTACGAGAAGACTATCAAAATCAGGTTCCCTGCCTGCTCTGCCGCTGCAAACAAACACGTTAACAGGAGCATTGCCATTCTTGATGTTCAAGCTGTG AGCTTCAAGAGTTTCACTAGCCCGGTGCAGAAGGTTCTTCTGCAGCTGCGCAAGATTTTCAACGAAAACTATCCTGAG CCCTGGCTTCAAGTTGCTTTGGAACGTCGTCAAGTGCTTCCTCGACCCTCAGACAGTGTCAAAGATTCAG GTTATTGGCAGCAAGTATCAGAGCAAATTGCTCGAATTGGTTGA